In the bacterium genome, AAAAACTATTTCTCCGCTTTTCCAGAAGAAACACAATTCCTCCGCAGGTCGCGCATAACGCTGCGATCCTTGAAAGAAGTACGCGAACAAATAGTACCAGCGTTTTTTGACCACTGCATGAAGATCACAAGATGGGGGAAATACGGTCTTATCGGTTTTTCATCGATTTTTCAGCAAAACGTTGCCTCGCTAGCCTTAGCCCGGCGAATCAAAGAGAAATACCCACACGTAAAAATTATCTTTGGCGGCGCAAATATGGAAGGAGAAATGGGTATTGAATACCTACGTGCGTTTCCTTTCATCGATTATGTTGCGTTGGGAGAAGGGGACAAACTTTTTCCCGAATTACTGCGATGCTTGAGTAGTGAGGAAAGCGTTACGAACATTGCCGGCCTGGCTCACCGGTCTAATGGTGTTGTTCAGGTAAATGGGTTCGCCCCGCCAATACAAGACATGGACTCCTTGCCGACTCCCAATTATGACGAATATTTCCTTCGCGCCAAAAAATTAAAACTTGAACTTTCTTCTATGCAAATCTTTATGCCACTGGAAACGGCGAGGGGTTGCTGGTGGGGAGAAAAACATCACTGCACGTTTTGTGGTCTGAACGGAAGCAACATGAAATTCCGAGCGAAATCCATTCCACGGGTTTTGAATGAGATTGATGATTTAAGCAGCAGATATGGTTACACTTTCTTCGCGACCACTGATAACATTCTAGACCTGGGCTATTTAAAAGAACTCTTTTTTAGAACCGAACAGCTGCCTCGCAATTATCGTTTTTCCTGGGAAATCAAATCCAATTTAAGCCGCGAGCAAATCCGAGTCCTCTACTTAGGAGGAATGAGGGCTCTTCAGCCTGGAATCGAAAGTTTCAGTTCACACGTGCTACAGCTGATGAGGAAGGGCTCCAACATGCTGCAAAATCTCGTCACTCTAAAATGGTGCCGCTACTACCAGCTTCAGGCGTACTGGAATTTGCTTTATGGTTTTCCGGGCGAGCGAGAGGAAGATTTCCGGAAAGAACTGAGCATCGTTAAATTGATTTCACACTTGCAGCCGCCTTACGCTTGTAGTCGTATCTGGCTTGAGCGATTCGCGCCTTATTATTTCGACCGTGAGAGTTTTCCCGTAAAAGCAATCCGACCGGATCCGAGTTATTCACATACTTACCCATCGAACGTCTCACTTGAAAAGATTGCGTACTTTTTTGACTATCAAATGAAAAATACAACGCCAGATGAGATTCACAAGGATACAAAGGATTGGGTCCATCGTTGGAAGGCAAAATGGGCAAAAGGATCGTTCGACCTTCTGACATTTTGGATTGAAAAAGAAGAATTACTCATCAACGATTCGCGATCTCTATTGAGAACAGAAGGCCATAACACGGGAATGCATCAATTCCCTGCGCCTGCTGGTGCCATCTATGAATTTTGTACAGATACGTATCGTTCATTCAACCAGATTTTAAGTGAATTGGAGAAGCATCATTTAGATGCAGACGAAGAGAACGTAACCAGCAGTTTAAAGGCATTGTGTAGCTCCGGTTTTATGGTAAGCGAAGATGGGAAGTACCTCGGTCTTGCCCTTCCTGAACCTGCCGATTCGCGTCCACTCCTCAGCGGTAGTAGAATAGTCTGAGAAAGTTCACCAAAGCGACCGTCGCAAGTTTGTCTCAGTTCTTAAAATAGAGTCTCAGCGCGACAAAAATCGATGTTGGTAGGCGAAGTAGCAGGGAACTACCAGATTATTCGCCTGTTGGGTCGAGGCGGGATGGGAGAGGTATACCTGGCGCTTGATGTCCGATTGGCGAGAAAGGTCGCGCTAAAGATGATCTCGGAGAAAATTTCTTGCAATGCAACTCTGCTGACCAGATTTCGAACGGAAGCTTATGCCGCCGCAGCTCTCAATCATCCGAATATTTGTGCGATTTATGACGTTGGGGAATGGCAGAATCGTCCTTATATAGCGATGGAATATGTCGAAGGGTTGACGCTCCAAGACATGATGCGCAAAACTCCCTTTTCGGTTTCGGAGATCGTTGACATTGCGATTCAAATTGCTGAGGCGCTTGAGGAAGCGCGCCGGAAAGATGTTGTTCATCGAGACATTAAGAGTTCCAATATTATCTTGACTACACGGATGCAGCCAAAGCTGCTTGATTTTGGTCTTGCCAAGTATAACCCGCATACTGAACTCAAAGGTAATGGTTCAAGCACCCATAGTGGTCTTGTAGTCGGAACGGTTGATTATCTGTCACCAGAACAGGCCAGAGGAGAAAAGGTAGATCATCGCAGCGATCTATTCTCTTTTGGGGTCGTTCTCTATGAAGCTCTTGCCGGGCGGCGACCTTTTACTGGAAACACCGCCGCCGATACAATCGGAGCCCTTTTGTATAAGGATCCGGAATCTGTAACGGCACATCGGCCAGACGTCCCTACAGATTTAAGTCATATTGTCGAGAAGATACTCAGGAAAGATCGTGACAAGAGATATCAGACAGCTCATGAGATTTGCATCGACCTTCAACAATTTCGCTCGCAGACTACTCGATCTATCTTTGTTCCGCAGCCTAAAGCAACCAGAAAACCTGCTTTGGTAGGAGGTGTTCTGTTGCTGATCCTCATTAGCTTTTTTGCAGCTTTGGAGCACAACAAGAGAAACGATTTACGGCCGATAGCCAACGTGTCGAAAACACAGCAACAAATCAGCAATATACTAGTGCTACCGTCAAAGGTTTATGGCTCTTCGGATCTACAGTATCTCACTGATGCTATTCCGAGCTCGTTATCAACGCTTTTGGCGCGTGTTCCTGAATTGCAAACACGTGTTCCTCCCAGCAGTTTCGATGTAGAACGAGTCAAAGGTAATCTAAGCAGAATAGCGGAAGCATATGATGTTTCCACATTTGCACTGACCACAGTTTCAACGGAATCGAATCGTCTTGTGCTGAATGTTCAGCTAGTGGAAGCAGAAAACCGTCGCGTTCTGTGGAGTAATCAGTACGTAGGAAAGCTTCAGAATTACATTGAGCTTACACGCGAGGCTGCAGACGGAATTCGCGCAGCGCTGCGTCCTACCTCACCACCAATCGTCATCGCCTCAACATCTGGTTTAGCCGCGAACTCTGGAGCTGAGCTCGCTTACCATCAGGGAAAATTCTCTTCAATTCGATATGGCTTGTTCCATAAACCTCAGGACTTTGACGAAGCCTTATCAGCTTTTAAACGAGCTCTCCGACTGGATCCAAAACTCGCAGATGCAGCCGGCGAAATCGCGATTCTCTACTACTTACGTTATCAACTGACATATCAGGAAAAAGATATCAAGGAAGTAGAAAACTGGGGTTGGCAATCTCTGTATATAGACGCGCATTCAAGTAACGGATGGTCAGCCCTGGCGCTATTGGAGCTCGGAAAAGCAAAAATCGACACCAGCAAATTGCTGAAGGCGGCACTGAAAGCAGCGTCATATGGCCGAAACTCTTCAACCAATCAAGTCACTTTATCTGTGGCAATTAGCCTGGCTTCTTTGAATCTTTCAATGAAAGCTGCTGAAGAATGTCTTCGTCTCGATCCGCTTTATCCATATGCGCATGCTCTTCGAATGAGACCTCTTATCGCGTTAGGAAGGGTCAAGGAGGGTTTATCCACGGCGAAAGAATTGCTGGATATTGAACCTAATTTACCTGTGGTTTTGTTTTATCAATCATTGGCTTACTCTGATCTCCGCCAGTTACCGGAATCAAAAGCGACATTAAACGCACTCAAACCAATTGTAGATGAAGGGCGGTTTTATGAAGATTTATTTTTGATTGCAAGCCAGGCGTATGCATTACAGCTCGGCCAATATGCAGAAGCGAATGCACTGACAACCCGTCTGGATTCTTTGAATACTGCGGCTGAAGGACTGGATATCCGTGCGCAATTTATCGCTCCGTTATTGGTCCGGCATGGTAAGCTGAAGGAGGCTTTGTCGCTGTTGACCCGCGCGTTAGAGTTAAACCAGCTTCCTCATGATTTGTTGGTCATGAATCCCGATTTAAAACATTTGGAAAAGGATCCTGAATTCCAACAGATTTTCAAACGATCAAAATCCAATTTTGATGAAGTGATTGGAATCTTGAAAGAGAGTAAAGCGAGCGGAGAGCTTCCTTCTTATCTTGAAGCGCCACTTTTCGAACTGATAAATCAGTCGCAATCATGAGCCGAACAAAACTTTTGGAATAGTCAATGCAAGAAATTCCTTGGCCATACAAAATGGCTCCTGCGGATTTTGTCCGATCCAAAGCAACAATACCAACATTCGGACCGACCCGCGGCCCAGGAGGTGGAGACGTTGACCTTGTTGAATTAACCGGGTCTTTAATCAGCAGTGTTCACGGGAAATTAACAACGGTTCTTTTGTGGGCCCCTTCGCACGTTTTTGAACATACTTCCTGGTGTATGAGGTTCCAGCAACTTATCTGCATGCTGCCAGCAGATTGTGAAATCGTAATTGCGGTGAACGACGAAGACGAACCCGAGAAAATCGTCCATGTCCATGAATGGATGAATACGATACCGCCACGGAAACATCAAATCGTCCGGATCAACAAAAACGTCATGTTCAGTATATGGGCTCAGGATCCTTTTGTAGTTATTCAAAGCCACAAAACAAAACAAATGTGCTTTGTCGAACCTGTATCGTTTTCAAGATATGCGGACAGCTTTATACCGGATCGTGTTGCTGCCTGCATTGGGTATCACAAGAATCCGGATTCTTGGATTTACTTTCAAGGTGGCAATTTGCTTGTGGCCGATGATTTTTATTTACTCGGTTACGACTACATCCATAAAAGCATTGTTCATAAGGTTCACACTACATCTCCTAGTTCATTCGTTGACGTTTATACGAAAGCTCTGGATCCGAGGCCAGCTATCATTATCAATTATTGTAAGAACAATAAACCCGCCAGAGTCCCGGAATGGGAGACCCCGGATACCGAAAATAGGAATGGAACGATCTGGTGGGTAGTTGATTGGACGGCGCCAGGAAAATATCAGCCAGTTTTTCACATAGACATGTTCATGTCCCTTGGGGGGCGAAACTCTGAGGGTAAGTATAAAGTGTTTGTGGGAGATCCCACGGAAGCTGCGAAAGCTCTTGGACAAGCGCACCTTCACAAGTTTGCCAAAGCACACGTCTTCGACAGCATCATCCGAGATCTGGAGTCGCGCGGAGACCTCGAAGTAATTCGAACTCCTTTGCCATTGGTCAGCACAACAATCAGTCCGGAAATGGCACGGAAAGATCTTGAAATGAACGTGCCTGCAGATGTCCATCATGTAGCGCTCTATTATTTTGCTACTTACAACAATTGTCTTGTAGAAATCGATGGCCAATCGAAACAGGTTTGGATTCCTACGTACGGTCACGATGGTTGGGGGCAACTGGCAGCAACCGATTACGCCGTAGAGAAACTATGGGAGTGCCATGGATTTACAGTCCACCGTCTTGGTAACTTTCATCCATTTATGCTTTATCAAGGTGGCCCGCACTGTTTAACAAAGTATTTGGCACGCGAGTTAAAAGCAGACAGTCAATAGGAGGAGCTTATGGTAACAATCATGATCATTCAAGCTAATCCGCGTACTGAAATTTTTCTGAACCTAAAGGATGAATACCTGAAGGTTGAACAGGCATTAAGAGCTGTACATGCAC is a window encoding:
- a CDS encoding RiPP maturation radical SAM C-methyltransferase, translating into MSKFRVALITMPFFPVTHPSIQIGLLHAHAQRAGFPVDSFHLNLDLAARMSLRAYDVLSNHRGRMTSEWFFAESAFGKTPGSFKNYFSAFPEETQFLRRSRITLRSLKEVREQIVPAFFDHCMKITRWGKYGLIGFSSIFQQNVASLALARRIKEKYPHVKIIFGGANMEGEMGIEYLRAFPFIDYVALGEGDKLFPELLRCLSSEESVTNIAGLAHRSNGVVQVNGFAPPIQDMDSLPTPNYDEYFLRAKKLKLELSSMQIFMPLETARGCWWGEKHHCTFCGLNGSNMKFRAKSIPRVLNEIDDLSSRYGYTFFATTDNILDLGYLKELFFRTEQLPRNYRFSWEIKSNLSREQIRVLYLGGMRALQPGIESFSSHVLQLMRKGSNMLQNLVTLKWCRYYQLQAYWNLLYGFPGEREEDFRKELSIVKLISHLQPPYACSRIWLERFAPYYFDRESFPVKAIRPDPSYSHTYPSNVSLEKIAYFFDYQMKNTTPDEIHKDTKDWVHRWKAKWAKGSFDLLTFWIEKEELLINDSRSLLRTEGHNTGMHQFPAPAGAIYEFCTDTYRSFNQILSELEKHHLDADEENVTSSLKALCSSGFMVSEDGKYLGLALPEPADSRPLLSGSRIV
- a CDS encoding protein kinase, producing MLVGEVAGNYQIIRLLGRGGMGEVYLALDVRLARKVALKMISEKISCNATLLTRFRTEAYAAAALNHPNICAIYDVGEWQNRPYIAMEYVEGLTLQDMMRKTPFSVSEIVDIAIQIAEALEEARRKDVVHRDIKSSNIILTTRMQPKLLDFGLAKYNPHTELKGNGSSTHSGLVVGTVDYLSPEQARGEKVDHRSDLFSFGVVLYEALAGRRPFTGNTAADTIGALLYKDPESVTAHRPDVPTDLSHIVEKILRKDRDKRYQTAHEICIDLQQFRSQTTRSIFVPQPKATRKPALVGGVLLLILISFFAALEHNKRNDLRPIANVSKTQQQISNILVLPSKVYGSSDLQYLTDAIPSSLSTLLARVPELQTRVPPSSFDVERVKGNLSRIAEAYDVSTFALTTVSTESNRLVLNVQLVEAENRRVLWSNQYVGKLQNYIELTREAADGIRAALRPTSPPIVIASTSGLAANSGAELAYHQGKFSSIRYGLFHKPQDFDEALSAFKRALRLDPKLADAAGEIAILYYLRYQLTYQEKDIKEVENWGWQSLYIDAHSSNGWSALALLELGKAKIDTSKLLKAALKAASYGRNSSTNQVTLSVAISLASLNLSMKAAEECLRLDPLYPYAHALRMRPLIALGRVKEGLSTAKELLDIEPNLPVVLFYQSLAYSDLRQLPESKATLNALKPIVDEGRFYEDLFLIASQAYALQLGQYAEANALTTRLDSLNTAAEGLDIRAQFIAPLLVRHGKLKEALSLLTRALELNQLPHDLLVMNPDLKHLEKDPEFQQIFKRSKSNFDEVIGILKESKASGELPSYLEAPLFELINQSQS